One window of the Sphaerochaeta associata genome contains the following:
- a CDS encoding tripartite tricarboxylate transporter substrate binding protein — protein sequence MRKWLLVLLSLVLIVGTLFAQGAKEEVKFPNKKVTIIMPWGLGGGPDTIARKVASYGEKYLGVPVIVENKIGGAGTIAMDALMQASDDGYTMVVSNGPLFSLTPAFVQVNYTIEDITPLIGMRIVEFVILSNPKYSNIKTLDQLIALGKSGKSIKYATTGGPGNDSYTMISVLFKKLGLNAQAVPYSGGQDAINALLGGHVDIAIGSPPVYREYVKSGEFACLGTFIPDGIEVEGIGRIPSFKEQGIGAEFVGMDYFAVKSSVDDAKKAVLTKFIQDVYADPEFTAFMSSLGMEAWTATEDEIIKEIDLQTIAMKEYIDLLK from the coding sequence ATGAGAAAATGGTTACTGGTTCTACTCTCGTTGGTGCTGATTGTCGGTACTCTCTTTGCCCAAGGAGCAAAAGAAGAGGTGAAATTCCCGAACAAAAAAGTGACTATTATCATGCCCTGGGGACTTGGAGGAGGTCCTGACACCATTGCACGTAAAGTCGCTTCCTACGGGGAGAAGTATCTCGGGGTTCCCGTCATTGTCGAGAACAAAATCGGCGGAGCCGGAACAATTGCCATGGATGCACTGATGCAGGCAAGTGATGACGGCTATACAATGGTTGTATCCAATGGACCGCTGTTTTCGCTGACACCGGCCTTCGTCCAAGTTAATTACACGATTGAAGACATTACCCCTCTGATCGGCATGCGCATTGTTGAGTTCGTCATTCTATCGAATCCGAAGTACAGCAACATCAAAACGCTTGACCAGCTGATCGCTCTGGGAAAATCAGGGAAAAGCATTAAATATGCCACCACCGGTGGCCCCGGCAATGATAGTTACACGATGATCAGCGTGCTGTTCAAGAAACTTGGCTTGAATGCGCAAGCGGTCCCCTATAGTGGCGGCCAAGATGCAATTAATGCACTACTTGGCGGACATGTCGATATAGCAATCGGATCCCCTCCCGTGTATCGTGAATACGTAAAGAGCGGTGAATTTGCCTGCCTCGGTACCTTCATTCCCGATGGCATCGAAGTAGAAGGTATTGGAAGAATCCCATCCTTCAAGGAACAGGGAATTGGAGCCGAGTTTGTTGGAATGGATTATTTCGCAGTAAAGAGCAGCGTGGATGATGCAAAGAAAGCTGTGCTGACGAAGTTTATCCAGGATGTGTATGCAGATCCTGAGTTTACGGCATTCATGAGCAGTCTCGGTATGGAGGCTTGGACCGCTACTGAAGATGAGATTATCAAGGAAATCGATCTTCAGACAATCGCAATGAAGGAATATATCGATCTGCTTAAATAA
- a CDS encoding tripartite tricarboxylate transporter TctB family protein encodes MKVKINAEIVAGLLFTIAAGILFLMIPTEINTLETTEINAQTVPKIALGGLAIFSFLLFLQGLFLLPKKEIVFSQEFYASRVFKDSIRSLIYIAIVIVYVVLFKLFGFIASNIYLIFAVLMYYGARKKSYYAIALCISALVYFVFSVVLNISLP; translated from the coding sequence ATGAAAGTAAAAATTAACGCAGAAATTGTGGCCGGCCTGTTGTTTACAATAGCCGCAGGGATTCTGTTTCTGATGATTCCTACTGAGATCAATACATTGGAAACCACAGAAATCAATGCACAGACGGTTCCAAAGATAGCCTTAGGCGGACTCGCTATCTTTTCGTTTCTTTTGTTTCTCCAAGGTCTCTTCCTTCTGCCAAAGAAAGAAATAGTATTCTCACAAGAGTTCTATGCCAGCAGGGTATTCAAGGATAGTATTCGTTCACTCATCTATATCGCCATAGTTATCGTGTATGTTGTGTTGTTCAAGCTGTTCGGGTTCATTGCCTCAAATATCTATCTCATATTCGCAGTGCTGATGTATTACGGAGCAAGGAAAAAGTCATACTACGCAATCGCCTTATGCATCAGTGCGTTG